In Engraulis encrasicolus isolate BLACKSEA-1 chromosome 15, IST_EnEncr_1.0, whole genome shotgun sequence, the genomic window ATTCCCTCATTGGTTTGAGAAATACAGTGAGTGGTGGTGGGAAGTGATCATGTACACTCCTAAAACATTTCCTACTGTCTTAGTATGAGTAGAGGTTTCCCCCacgtgtgtgtctcctgtgtgaaGCCTCTGGTGGATATTAAGGTCTGCTTTCCTCCTAAAGCTTTCTCCACAGTCAGCACATGAGAAGGGTTTCTCTACTGTGTCAATGTGCTGGAGAAATATGAGGAGATTCttagtcttaaagctcttgtcacattgGCTGCAAGTGTACGGCCTCACTCAAGTGTAACAGCGACTCATTTACTCTCTCAAGTGTGACGACAAGTGTGTCTTAAGGTGAGCAGACTGAaagaagctcttgtcacactgactgcaagcatacGGCTTCTCCCCTGTGTGGACACGTTGGTGGATTTGGAGTTCTCTTTTTGACTTAAATctcttgtcacactggctgcaaacatatggcttttctccagtgtgaatgcgacgatgtgtgtggaggtgagaaGAATGtgtgaaactctttccacagtcagtgcatgaaaatggtttctcccctgtgtgaaagCGCTGGTGATTCTGGAGATGTtcttttgtcttaaagctcttgtcacactggctgcaagcgtacggcttctctccCGTGTGAAAGCGCCGATGTCTGTGGAGGTTAGAAGAATGtgtgaaactctttccacagtctttgcatgaaaatggtttctcccctgtgtgaacaagctggtggatttggagttccctcttgtcacactggctgcaaacataaggcttttctccagtgtgaatgcgatgaTGTGTGTGGAGGTTAGAAGAATGTGAGAAAGTttttccacagtcagtgcatgaaaatggtttctcccctgtgtgaacacgctggtggacTTGGAGCTTatcttttctcttaaagctcttgtcacactgactgcaagcgtacggtctcactccagtgtgaatgcgacgatgtgtgtggaggtgagagGACTGTCTCTCCTGTGTGACTGCGGCGATGCAGCTGGAGGGTAGTAGCCGTTGAGAAAGTCTTTTCACAGTATAAGCATGAAAAtcttttctcccctgtgtgaacacggtgGTGGTTTTGGAGATGTTGTTTTGTCCTAAAGCTCTTTTCACACTGATTGCAAGAATGCGGCCTCTCTCCAGTATGAATACGATTATGTGTGTGGAGGGCAGAGGAATCTGAGAAACTCTTCCCACAGTctttgcatgaaaatggtttctcccctgtgtgaacatgcTGGTGCCTTTGGAGCTGTtgttttgtcttaaagctcttttcacactgactgcaagcgtgcggtctctctccagtgtgaatgcgacgatgtcTGTGGAGGTTAGAAGAATGTGAGAAAGTttttccacagtcagtgcatgaaaatggtttctcccctgtgtgaacacggtgGTGCATTTGGAGCTCTGCTTTtgacttaaagctcttgtcacactgactgcaagagtacggcctctctccagtgtgaataagGCGATGTATGTTGAGGTGTAAAGACTgcaagaaactctttccacagtcagtgcatgaaaatcttttctcccctgtgtgaacacggtgGTGGTTTTGGAGATTTTGTTTTGTCCTAAAGCTCTTTTCACACTGATTGCAAGAATGCGGCCTCTCTCCAGTATGAATACGATTATGTGTGCGGAGGGCAGAGGAATATGAGAAACTCTTCCCACAGTctttgcatgaaaatggtttctccccagtGTGAACAACACGCTGGTGGATTTGGAGTCCatcttttctcttaaagc contains:
- the LOC134464146 gene encoding gastrula zinc finger protein XlCGF26.1-like, with protein sequence MASAEVNSPLQLMRSIKEETEEFRLADSPEQLNIKEEREEFPGSSSQLNVKEEREEFPASQEQLNIKEETEQFHASPPQLRSVKEDSEETLRSLYSLRSVSVVLVDCCRPQGRQENNEENHRDTRKRSGHLLLCSSSGAEFSGKTHSAAFTTERPYPCSQCDKSFRTKKNLRNHHRVHTGEKPFSCLYCEKTFSMATTLQLHRRSHTGEKPYACSQCDKSFKRKDNLQVHQRVVHTEEKPFSCLDCGRSFSTATALKMHRRIHTGEKPYTCSQCDKSFKRKDGLQIHQRVVHTGEKPFSCKDCGKSFSYSSALRTHNRIHTGERPHSCNQCEKSFRTKQNLQNHHRVHTGEKRFSCTDCGKSFLQSLHLNIHRLIHTGERPYSCSQCDKSFKSKAELQMHHRVHTGEKPFSCTDCGKTFSHSSNLHRHRRIHTGERPHACSQCEKSFKTKQQLQRHQHVHTGEKPFSCKDCGKSFSDSSALHTHNRIHTGERPHSCNQCEKSFRTKQHLQNHHRVHTGEKRFSCLYCEKTFSTATTLQLHRRSHTGETVLSPPHTSSHSHWSETVRLQSV